ACGTATCAAAAGCTGCTGATGTATGCAGCCACTATTGCTATAGCGTATCCTCTCCTGCTTGTGCCATATATCTCATTAACATATGATGTCATTGGCAGAGGCTGGAAGGCTGCAGAGATGAGAATTGAGTATATCGTAGTAAGGGAAATCTTCTTAAATGCAGGACGTATAGTATCCATTTTAGGTTTTTTAGCTGCCGTATCTTTTTTCAATGAAGAAAAAAGCATCCCTATTCTTCTCTTAATCATTGGGGCCGGGCATTCGGTCATATATTTATTCGTCAGGAAAATACAATTTCAGTCTGCATGAGAGAGAGGAAAATTCTCTCTCTTTTTTACCAGTAAAAATATCTCTGTCGAAAAAGGGTTCTTTATAGTATTTATTGTTATTTTCTTTTAGAATGGGGTTATGAGAATTTTTTAAAGGAAGTGTGCGTAATTTTGAATAGGAAGAAAAAGAAGAAGACCCATGTTCCTTTCCGTCTGAATATGCTCTTCTTTGCTGTGTTCTTATTGTTTTCCATGCTGATCCTCAGGCTTGGAATGGTTCAGATAGTTTATGGTGATGATTATAAGCGGGAGATTGAAAGAACGGAAGATGTTACAGTCAACAGCCCGGTGCCGAGAGGAAAGATGTTTGACAGAAATGGCCAGGTGATTGTTGATAATACGCCGCAAAATGCCATCACATTTACTAATAATGGATACAAGCAGGACGAAATGCTTGAGGTGGCAGAAAGGCTGGCCAAGCTAATACACAAAGATACTGAAAAAGTTCAGGAACGAGATAAGAAGGATTACTGGATTATGAAAAATCCTGAAGAGGCTGAAAAAAGATCTCTAAAAAAGACAAAGAGAAGCTTGAAAAAAGTATGAAGGCGACCAGAAAGAATTGGACAAAGCCATCTATCAGCTCACATTGGATCGAATTACAGAAGATGAATTAAGCGAATTGACAAAAGATGACCTTGAAGTACTTGCCATCTACAGAGAGTTTACAAGCGGATATGCATTAACACCGCAAATTGTCAAAAATAAAGAAGTCACTCCTGAGGAATTCGCGGTTGTCAGCGAAAATCTTCAAATACTTCAGGGAGTTGATACAACAACCGACTGGGAAAGGTATTATGCCTTCGGAGATACATTAAAATCAGTGCTGGGTAATGTGACAAGCTCTGATGAAGGGCTGCCGGCTGAACAGCTTGAATACTATATGGCCCGTGATTACAGCCGTAACGACCGTGTAGGAAAGAGTTATATTGAGATGCAATACGAAGAAGTGCTTCACGGCCAAAAGGCAAAAGTGAAAAATGTTACAGATAAAGCCGGCAATGTCCTTGAAACGGTACCCATCACTGATGGACAAAGAGGAAAGGACCTTGTGCTTAGCATTGATATGGATCTTCAGAAGGAAGTAGAGAAAATCATTGAAGAGGAACTGCGTGAAGCTAAGGCATCAGCAGGGACAGGATTATTGGACAGAGCATACGTTGTGCTGATGGATCCTCATACCGGAGAGGTTCTTTCAATGGCCGGCAAAAAGATTGTGAAGGATAAAGAGACAGGAAAATCTGTCATGCAGGACGATGCATTGGGCAACATCACTACTACTTATAATGTAGGTTCTGCTGTGAAGGGTGCTACAATTCTTACCGGATATAAGACGGGCGCCATTAACCCCGGAACCGTTTTTTACGACCGGCCTTTAAAAATTAAAGGAACACCTGTAAAAAAATCCTGGAGAAATTTTGGTGCTTTGAATGATATTAATGCGCTGAAATTTTCTTCCAACGTTTATATGTTTGAAACTGTCATCAATATAGGCGGCGGGAAATATGAGTATGAGCAGCCATTGCGGATAAATGAAAAAGCTTTTAGCACTGTAAGGGATTCCTTCGCTCAATTCGGACTTGGGGTCCGGACAGGAATTGATCTGCCGAATGAGCAAACAGGCTTTAAAGGGATGAGTACATTGCCTGGTTTCATGCTTGACCTTTCGATTGGCCAGTATGATACTTATTCCAATATGCAGCTTGCCCAATATGTTTCGGTCATTGCCAATGGCGGAAATAGGATGGAGCCTCATATAGTAAAGGAAATCCGCGAGCCATTGATGGAAAATAATGAACTTGGACCTATTGTCCAGGAAATGGAGCCGAAAGTCCTTAATCGGGTAGAGCTTGAAGCTGGCTGGATGGACCGTGTCCAGGAAGGCTTCCGCAGAGTCATGCAGGAAAAAGGCGGAACAGCTTACGGTTTGTTTGGCAGTAAGGACTATAAGCCGGCCGGAAAAACCGGAACTGCCGAGGCATTTTATGATGGACCGGAACGCAGCAAGTTTGGCAAAGAGCCGCCTGAAGTCATGAACCTAAGTCTTGTAAGCTATGCTCCGTCTGAAAATCCTGAGGTAGCTATGGCGGTATTAGTTCCATGGGCTTACCAGGGAAGCGTGGATCACGGAGCCAATAAAGAAATTGGAGAGCGTGTCCTTGATGCTTATTTTGATCTTAAAAAGGAACGGCATAAAAAGGGCGATGATAGTGAAGAATCTGTTCAAAAAGTGGAAAATATAGATGAAGTACTTGAAGGGCAGGAAGATGCCCGCAAAGAAGATGAATGAGTTTTGATAAACTGTCTCCTTATAAAAAGGGAGGCAGTTTTTCTTTTTCCTGAATATGAATTGCAAGCAGGCAATGACGGAAAGATAAATTAATGTTATACCTCTTATTCGACATATTTACACAAGAATCGTCCACATTTACAAAAGCTTTACAATCAGTTAAAACCGCGTTAACAGTAAACCCTTATTCTAATACTCGTAGGACAAAACAACCAATTTTCTTAGGGGGAATTCAGGAATGAAACGTCTTAAAAAAATGAGCCTTTTACTAATGCTGGCGGCTGTAATGGCATTCACTGCAGCTTGCGGAGGCGGAGATACAAATGAAGGTGCAAGCGGAAATGGCGAAAAAAGTGAAGAGCTGGAAGGCAGTGTAGTAATAGATGGTTCTGGGACTGTTTATCCATTTATGGCACGCATGGCTGAAAACTATATGGGAGAACAGGAAAATGTCTCTGTAGAAGTTAGCCGCTCCGGAACTTCAGCTGGCTTCAAGAAATTCCTTGCAGAAGACGGAACAGATTTTAACGATGCTTCCCGCCAAATTAAAGATGAAGAGAAAGCTTCTGCTGAAGATCTTGGCATTGATGTACAGGAAATGAAGGTTGCTTTGGATGGCATCACGATTGTCATCAATAAGGAAAATGACTGGGCTACAGAACTTACACAGCAAGAAGTTGTTGATATCTTCCTTGCAAGTGCAGGAAAGAAAAAATGGTCAGATGTTCGCCCTGAATTCCCGGATGAAGAAATTCAGACATATGGCCCAAATGAAAACCACGGCACTTACGAATTTATGTTTGAGAATATTCTCGAAGAACAGGATCTTCCTGAAAATATCAACTTGCAGCAGGACTACTCAACTTTAGTGGATCTTGTCTCTAAAGATAAAAATGCCATCGGATTCTTTGGCTATGGTTACTATGACAGCAACAAAGATAAATTGACTGCAGTAAAAGTAGACTTTGGAAGCGGACCTGTTGAACCATCATTAGATACAATCAAAGAAGACGGAGATTATGCTCCATTTACACGCCCGGTATTCACATACTTGAATACAAATATGGCTAAAGAAAAACCGCAAGTGCTTGATTATGCTATTTATACAATGGAAAATGCACAGGATGTTGCAGCAGAAACTGGATTTGCTCCATTATCAGATGAAGATATCCAGGCTTCTCTAGATGCTTTGAACGGATTGAAGTAAGTGATTGAAAGTATTGTCATGGGAAGATGAGAAGTTTGCCTTCTCATCTTCTTGTGATGTTACTAGTTTTTTCCTTTGTAGTATGAGCTAAAGAGTACTTCTTTGGATGAGAAGGCTGAAAGGGGTTTTACACTTGGCAAAAAGTGCTGTTCAACACGATAACAAAAAGCTGAATGTACGTGAAATCATTCAGCAAAAGAAAAAATCACGAAGTGTTAATAATTACACTGAAAAATTAATACCAAAGATCTTATTTGGCATAGCCGCAATCTCGGTTTTTACGACTATTGGAATTGTACTTACCTTAATTACGGAAACAATCGCCTTTTTTAAAGACGTTCCTTTTATAGATTTCTTTACAGGCACTGAATTAAAGCCTTTAGGAGAAAATGCTGTCTTTGGTGTTCTTCCCTTACTGACGGGAACAATCATTTCCACACTAATCGCCATGCTTGTTGCGATTCCAGTGGGACTGATGACAGCGATATTTTTAAGTGAATACGCATCTGAAAAAACAAGAAAGGCATTAAAGCCTCTTCTTGAAATCCTGGCAGGTATCCCTACTATTGTCTATGGATTTTTTGCTTTTACATTTGTAACACCTTTACTGAGATCCTTTATTCCAGGACTTGAACCTACGAATATTTTGAGTCCAGGGATTGTAATGGGAATTATGATTATTCCGATGGTAGCATCACTTTCAGAAGATGCGATGAGTTCTGTGCCAAATGCAATGAGGGAAGGTGCCCTTGCATTAGGTGCTACTAAGCTTGAAGTAACCTGGAAAGTAGTTGTTCCGGCAGCTATTTCAGGTATCATTGCTTCTTTTGTGCTCGGTATATCAAGAGCAATCGGGGAAACAATGATCGTAACGATTGCAAGCGGAAGTTCAAAGAACTTTACATTTGACGTAACACAGTCCATGCAGACCATGACTGCTTATATCGTGGAAGTTACAGGAGGGGAAGCGGCAGCTGGAACAACATTATATTATAGTCTTTATGCTGTTGCTATGACATTGTTTGTGTTTACGCTGATTATGAACCTGCTCGCTCAGTATATCTCTCGCAAGTTCAGGGAGGAATATTAATATGAAATATGTGGATTCAGAACAAGTGCATAAAAAGATGGGCAGCCGCCTGCTAGCCAATAACCTTGCTAAAACACTCTTCTTTATGGCCACTTTATTTGGCCTTGTCGTATTAATTGTTTTGATCTATCGGGTTCTTGCTGATGGTTTAGGCTGGATCAACATGGATTTTCTGATGAATCGTTTATCGACGGATCCTGAAAGAGCCGGTATCTGGGGAGCAATAACAGGAACACTATGGCTGATGCTTGTTGTTGCACCTGTCACGATGATTTTAGGAGTAGGCACAGCAATTTATCTTGAAGAATATGCAGCCAAGGGACGCATTTCTTCATTTATTAAAACGAATATCTCCAACCTGGCGGGCGTTCCGTCAGTTGTTTTTGGAATCCTTGGTTTAACTGTTTTTGCAAGAGCATTGGATTTAGGTTCTGTAGTTCTCGCAGGAGGTCTTACGATGGCACTGCTGGTTCTTCCTGTTGTAGTAGTTGCCAGCCAGGAAGCTATTCGTGCAGTTCCTCAATTCTTAAGAGAAGCCTCTTATGGTATGGGAGCGACAAAGTGGCAGACTATTAAAAATGTGGTCCTTCCCGCAGCTCTGCCGGGAATTCTTACGGGTGTCATTCTTGCACTGTCCCGGGCAATCGGGGAAACTGCGCCATTGGTTGTTATCGGTATTCCGGCATTGTTAATTCCCGTTCCTGATGGAATTTTTGATAAATTTACGATTTTGCCGGTTCAGATTTACTATTGGACAATTGACTCTGCCCTTGTAGCGGAATATGCCAACCTGGCAGCTGCAACTATCGTTATATTATTGATTGTATTGTTTGCGATGAATTCAATCGCTATTTTGATCCGCAATAAATTCCAAAAAAGATTTTAGTCCGGGAGGTTTAATAAAATGCCTGTAGTTACAGAAAAAGCCAATCTGAATACTAAAACAGCTAATCTAAGCCAAAAAGCAAAAGAGAATAAAAAAGTTGTTTATCATACAAAAGATCTTAACCTTTGGTACGGGGAAGGCCATGCGTTAAAAAATATAAATCTGGCCATTAATGAAAATGAAGTAACGGCCATTATCGGTCCATCCGGATGTGGAAAGTCCACATATATCAAAACCCTGAACCGCATGGTCGAGCTTGTTCCTTCTGTGAAGATTTCCGGTGAAATTTTATACCGCGAGCGCAATATTCTTGATAAATCATTTAAAGTGGAGGATTTAAGAACAAGTGTAGGAATGGTTTTCCAAAAGCCTAATCCATTTCCAAAGTCCATTTATGAAAATGTGGCATATGGACCGAAAATACACGGAATCCGTGATAAAAAAATCCTGGATGAAATTGTTGAAAAAAGCTTAAGGGGAGCTGCAATCTGGGATGAAGTAAAAGATCGCCTGAACCAGAATGCGTACGGCTTATCAGGCGGGCAGCAGCAGCGTCTTTGCATTGCACGCTGTCTTGCAATTGAACCGGATGTCATTTTAATGGATGAGCCTACTTCTGCACTTGACCCCATTTCCACTTTAAAGGTAGAGGAGCTAGTGCAGGAGCTTAAGGAAGAATTCAGCATCATTATTGTTACGCATAATATGCAGCAGGCAGCCCGTATTTCTGATAAAACAGCCTTCTTTTTAAATGGTGAAGTAATCGAGTTTGCCGAAACTGATAAGATTTTCTCCACTCCTTCAGATAAGCGGACTGAAGATTATATCACAGGAAGATTCGGCTAATTATTGTGTGCAGGTTTAATGAAAGAATATAATCCATACTTGAATGGATGAAGGGGGATTACCATGATGGCAGTACGTGAAAGGTTTGAATATGATCTGCAGGAGCTTCAAAAGAAACTGATTGAAATTGGCAATTTTGCAGTAGAGGCCCTGCATAGATCGGTTGAAGCGCTTGAAACACAAAATATAGAATTGGCTCTTGAAATCATTGATGACGATAATCAGGCTGATATTTTATATGAGGAAATAAATGATTTAGCCATTCTGCTAATTGCCAAACAGCAGCCTGTGGCCATTGACCTTCGCCGCATCATTGTCGCTATAAAAATCGCAACAGACATTGAACGGATTGCTGACTTTGGAGTGAATATAGCGAAGTCTACCATACGCATTGGGTCAGAACCTCTTATTAAGCCGATTGAACATATAAAAGAAATGTACGAAATCTCTACAGAAATGCTGCGTCTATCCCTGGAGGCTTTCACTGAAGAAGATATTGCAAAGGCAAAAAAAGTTGCCGATATGGATGATCAGGTAGATGACCTATATGGTGAAACAATTAAAGAGCTGCTGCAGATCAACCTGCAGAAACCGGAATATCTCCCTCAGATCACTCAGCTTTCTTTTGTTTGCCGATATTTAGAAAGAGCAGCTGATCATGTAACCAATATCTCAGAACATATTTTTTACCTGGTTAAAGGACGTCAATATGATTTGAATAATTAAATTAGGAAAGCTTAAGCGCCTTGCACGCTAATGCTGGACAGTAAAAAAGCTAAAAGGATTCAGCTCCTTTTAGCTTTTTGTTATGATTTTTGCGATTTCTTTATAGCTCATATCAGCGGTCAGTTTAAATGTGCCCAGCTGTATTTTTTTGCTGAACCCGTATTCTTCAAGGTAAATGCCGAAATTTGCTGCCTGATCGATTACATTCGCCTCTTCAAGCTGTGCTGCGATTTCCCCAGGCGTCATGCCGCTCTCAATTGTAAGCTGATAGACTTCCTGTGAACCTTCTTGCGGCTCGGTATCTTTCTCAGCAGGTTCTTCTTTATCTTCCGTATTCTTATTTGCTGGATCCTCGGATTTAGTCTGCTGCAATAGAGTATATTCTTCCTCTGTTAAAACAGTATAGCCGTTTGCCTGAAGAAATTCTTTCGCACTGCTTACATCAATTTTTCTATTTTCAGACTGATTCGGCTTTATGAAAAAATAGGGTGTACTGAAGGCTATGACAGCTGTAAGGATGCCAAATGCAAATGCCCGGGTATTTCTTTTATTCATAGCCATGACCTCTAAATTTCATTTCTGTTTGAATGGTTCTTACTTCATCAGGAGAGAGTGATGATTGTCTTGCAATTTGCTCTACTGACAATCCTTGCCTGGTAAGCAGCATCACCTGATTTTTTATAATTTCATGAACTTCCCTTTTCACTAAGGAATGAGCAGAGGACTCTGCAGGGACTTGCTGAATAAATGGTTCTTCACCCACCAGCAGTTCTTCTTCCAATACTTTTAATTTCTTTTTAATCTGATACATTTCCTGAATCTGCTGCATGGACATTTGGTCCATTTCTTCGCGCAGCTCTTTATAAGGATCTTTCAAGAACACTGAAAGAATAAATAGCCCTATAGACAAGATCAATAATGCCAGCATGATTGATTCCAAAAAAGTCACCTCATATTCATTGAACAGAAATATTTTACCATCAAAAATGACAAATTTCGATATGCAATCCATAAACAGGTGAAAATTAAAGATTTTTGTCGCTGGAACTCTGTCGAAATAGCTTCCCGGCATACTTTAGAAATTTTTTTCTTATTCATTTTCAAGCAGGCATGTGCATTCGCAGGAAGCGACAATTTCCGTTCATTGTAGGCTATCCATATCAGTGATAACATTGGGTTATATAAATAGTCATAAAATTTTGCCTTTCGTCATATATATTCCTTTTTTATTTGCTTATGAAAAAAATCCAAGAGGTGCCGGGTATGATCGATGAAATTATTAAGCTTCGCCGCAGAGGGCTTTCATTTCGCAAAATTGCCAGTGAGCTTGATACAACTGTAGGAAAAGTGCAATATCAGTGGACCAAACTTATCCAAAATAAAGCAAAACGCGACAGCGAGGAATCTGCCGTGAATAATATGACAGCTGAAGAAAATGACGTTCCTAAACAAACGAAAGATCAATTGATATTAACACGCTTAACATTTGATAAGGTAAAAGTATTATGGAAATTATCTAATCATAAAGAGGAAATGGCTTCACTTTACTTGGAAGAGCCTGTCTCTTCCAGGAGAAAATCTTTAAGAATATATGATGTTACCGGGATTTATTTTGATGGGGCCAATGCGGTCGCTGATCATGAAGTAATCCTGTCCCATCAATCAGAATGGATCTTCAAAGGGCTCAAACCTGGCAAGGTGTATTGTGTAGAGCTGGGCATAAAATTGACGGAAACTCATTTTTTCCCATTGCTTCGCTCAGAAGCAATTCATACTTCTGAGGAAATGCCTTATCAAACATCGGGAATAGGCGAAGCTGAGAGGCAGCCTGCTGAATGGACTGTGAATGTGAGTACATACACTTATTATGAATCAATGAGTGAAGGGGAGAAGGTAAAGAATGATGGAAACGGTAACTGCTGAGCGAAATAAAAATACCTGCCATAAAGGTATGCCTAAGATCCTTCTTCTTTCGTGGGAATATCCTCCACATGTTGTAGGCGGCTTATCAAGACATGTGCATGGACTTGCAGGAGGCTTGAAACAGGATTATGAGGTCCATGTTCTGACAGCTAATCCGGGCGATCTTTCCAGCTCTGAACTTAAAGATGGTATCTATATACACCGAGTCAAACCCCTTAATGAAAAAGATCCTAACTTTTTGCATTGGATATTAGGATTGAATTTGGCGATGGAGCAAAAAGCCAATGAACTGACATCTTTCCACCACTTCGAGCTCATCCACGCACATGACTGGCTTGTAGGTGCATGCGGCCTGTCACTAAAGGAAAGGTTACAGTGTCCTTTAATCACGACCATACATGCAACCGAATATGGAAGGAATAATGGGATTTACACAGAATTGCAGAAGTTTATCCATAGAAAAGAAGAGCAGCTGATACTAGGGTCAGATCAGGTTATTGTCTGCAGTGAATATATGAAGGAAGAAGTACTTCAGCAATTTGCTGTCGAAAGCGAGAAAATGTCTGTTATCGCAAATGGAATCAGCAAGGAACCCCAGCTTGATGACCCTGATTCTTTATTGGAGGGGCTGCAGGTGAAAAAAGGAGGCAGGCTGATATTTTCCATTGGGAGGATGGTCAGGGAAAAAGGGTTTGATACCTTGATCGAGGCAGCGCCTATTATTAAAGAAAAGTACCCGGAAACTTATATGATTATAGCCGGCAAAGGTCCTATGCTTGAAGCCCACAGAAAAAAGCGAAAGAACTGAATGTTGACGATGTAATTCGTTTTCCGGGATTTATTAATGATATGCAAAGAGTAGCCCTCTTTCTAAAGTGCGAGTTCGCTGTTTTTCCAAGTCATTATGAGCCATTTGGCATTGTTGCCCTTGAAGCAATGATTGCAGGAAAACCGGCGATAGTATCTAATACTGGCGGGCTAAAGGGAATAGTAAAACATGGATTTTCCGGCTTGTTTATGACCCCTGGAGATCCTGGCAGTTTCGCAGAGCAGGCGTCCGCTCTCCTTGAAGATCCAAAAGCAGCCCTTACAATTGGCAGACAAGGTCAAAAGGTCGCAGAAAGCCTATTCAGCTGGGGACGCATTTCGGAGGAAACAAAAAGAGTATTCCAAGAAACCCTAATCAGCCAGAAGCTTGAAGACCTTGTTTAAAGCTTTTGCAGTATTAGCAGGCTGAAAATTTTTAAGCACTGAGTTGATTGTAGCGGAGGG
This window of the Cytobacillus pseudoceanisediminis genome carries:
- a CDS encoding glycosyltransferase family 4 protein, with translation MMETVTAERNKNTCHKGMPKILLLSWEYPPHVVGGLSRHVHGLAGGLKQDYEVHVLTANPGDLSSSELKDGIYIHRVKPLNEKDPNFLHWILGLNLAMEQKANELTSFHHFELIHAHDWLVGACGLSLKERLQCPLITTIHATEYGRNNGIYTELQKFIHRKEEQLILGSDQVIVCSEYMKEEVLQQFAVESEKMSVIANGISKEPQLDDPDSLLEGLQVKKGGRLIFSIGRMVREKGFDTLIEAAPIIKEKYPETYMIIAGKGPMLEAHRKKRKN
- a CDS encoding DUF4912 domain-containing protein, which gives rise to MIDEIIKLRRRGLSFRKIASELDTTVGKVQYQWTKLIQNKAKRDSEESAVNNMTAEENDVPKQTKDQLILTRLTFDKVKVLWKLSNHKEEMASLYLEEPVSSRRKSLRIYDVTGIYFDGANAVADHEVILSHQSEWIFKGLKPGKVYCVELGIKLTETHFFPLLRSEAIHTSEEMPYQTSGIGEAERQPAEWTVNVSTYTYYESMSEGEKVKNDGNGNC
- a CDS encoding endolytic transglycosylase MltG, which produces MNKRNTRAFAFGILTAVIAFSTPYFFIKPNQSENRKIDVSSAKEFLQANGYTVLTEEEYTLLQQTKSEDPANKNTEDKEEPAEKDTEPQEGSQEVYQLTIESGMTPGEIAAQLEEANVIDQAANFGIYLEEYGFSKKIQLGTFKLTADMSYKEIAKIITKS
- the pstA gene encoding phosphate ABC transporter permease PstA — encoded protein: MKYVDSEQVHKKMGSRLLANNLAKTLFFMATLFGLVVLIVLIYRVLADGLGWINMDFLMNRLSTDPERAGIWGAITGTLWLMLVVAPVTMILGVGTAIYLEEYAAKGRISSFIKTNISNLAGVPSVVFGILGLTVFARALDLGSVVLAGGLTMALLVLPVVVVASQEAIRAVPQFLREASYGMGATKWQTIKNVVLPAALPGILTGVILALSRAIGETAPLVVIGIPALLIPVPDGIFDKFTILPVQIYYWTIDSALVAEYANLAAATIVILLIVLFAMNSIAILIRNKFQKRF
- the pstB gene encoding phosphate ABC transporter ATP-binding protein PstB, whose product is MPVVTEKANLNTKTANLSQKAKENKKVVYHTKDLNLWYGEGHALKNINLAINENEVTAIIGPSGCGKSTYIKTLNRMVELVPSVKISGEILYRERNILDKSFKVEDLRTSVGMVFQKPNPFPKSIYENVAYGPKIHGIRDKKILDEIVEKSLRGAAIWDEVKDRLNQNAYGLSGGQQQRLCIARCLAIEPDVILMDEPTSALDPISTLKVEELVQELKEEFSIIIVTHNMQQAARISDKTAFFLNGEVIEFAETDKIFSTPSDKRTEDYITGRFG
- a CDS encoding glycosyltransferase; the protein is MNDMQRVALFLKCEFAVFPSHYEPFGIVALEAMIAGKPAIVSNTGGLKGIVKHGFSGLFMTPGDPGSFAEQASALLEDPKAALTIGRQGQKVAESLFSWGRISEETKRVFQETLISQKLEDLV
- a CDS encoding PstS family phosphate ABC transporter substrate-binding protein, with translation MKRLKKMSLLLMLAAVMAFTAACGGGDTNEGASGNGEKSEELEGSVVIDGSGTVYPFMARMAENYMGEQENVSVEVSRSGTSAGFKKFLAEDGTDFNDASRQIKDEEKASAEDLGIDVQEMKVALDGITIVINKENDWATELTQQEVVDIFLASAGKKKWSDVRPEFPDEEIQTYGPNENHGTYEFMFENILEEQDLPENINLQQDYSTLVDLVSKDKNAIGFFGYGYYDSNKDKLTAVKVDFGSGPVEPSLDTIKEDGDYAPFTRPVFTYLNTNMAKEKPQVLDYAIYTMENAQDVAAETGFAPLSDEDIQASLDALNGLK
- the phoU gene encoding phosphate signaling complex protein PhoU, yielding MAVRERFEYDLQELQKKLIEIGNFAVEALHRSVEALETQNIELALEIIDDDNQADILYEEINDLAILLIAKQQPVAIDLRRIIVAIKIATDIERIADFGVNIAKSTIRIGSEPLIKPIEHIKEMYEISTEMLRLSLEAFTEEDIAKAKKVADMDDQVDDLYGETIKELLQINLQKPEYLPQITQLSFVCRYLERAADHVTNISEHIFYLVKGRQYDLNN
- the pstC gene encoding phosphate ABC transporter permease subunit PstC, giving the protein MAKSAVQHDNKKLNVREIIQQKKKSRSVNNYTEKLIPKILFGIAAISVFTTIGIVLTLITETIAFFKDVPFIDFFTGTELKPLGENAVFGVLPLLTGTIISTLIAMLVAIPVGLMTAIFLSEYASEKTRKALKPLLEILAGIPTIVYGFFAFTFVTPLLRSFIPGLEPTNILSPGIVMGIMIIPMVASLSEDAMSSVPNAMREGALALGATKLEVTWKVVVPAAISGIIASFVLGISRAIGETMIVTIASGSSKNFTFDVTQSMQTMTAYIVEVTGGEAAAGTTLYYSLYAVAMTLFVFTLIMNLLAQYISRKFREEY